A single Ziziphus jujuba cultivar Dongzao chromosome 11, ASM3175591v1 DNA region contains:
- the LOC107415278 gene encoding UDP-glycosyltransferase 79B9 — protein MGNHNLDIAMFPWLAMGHIIPYIHLANQLAARGHRISFLIPKKTVPKLQHHSLHPNLITFHPLTVPDVDGLPLGTETASDIPLSLNNLLAVALDLMAHQLQEILTTIKPQLVFYDFAYWLPDITKSLGIKSVCYHVVSATSLAFALVPARHVPDHRPIYEEAREPPPGFPSSSILLRCHEILSMSILSRPFGNGAIKFYERLTRGMQNCDALAVRSCRELEGKFCDYIGTQYGKSLLFTGLALPEPTNTPALEDRWAKWLEKFEIGSVVFCAFGSQYFIEKDQFQELVLGFELTGLPFFVALKPPIGCKTIEEALPHGFEERVKERGVVHGGWIQQTLILSHPSIGCFVSHCGFGSMMEGLMSDNQIVLVPDLVDQILNTKLLVEELKVAVEVNRELENRWFSKESLSKAIDSVMDKESEVGMMVKANHAKVKEVIEKPGLMDGYIDKFVEDLRQLV, from the coding sequence ATGGGAAATCATAATCTTGACATAGCTATGTTTCCCTGGTTGGCCATGGGCCACATCATCCCCTACATCCATCTTGCCAACCAGCTCGCTGCAAGAGGCCATAGAATCTCCTTCCTAATTCCAAAGAAAACAGTGCCTAAGCTTCAGCACCATAGCCTCCATCCCAACCTCATAACCTTTCACCCTCTCACGGTTCCGGACGTCGATGGCCTCCCTCTGGGCACCGAAACCGCTTCCGATATACCGCTGTCTCTGAACAATCTGCTTGCCGTTGCCCTGGATCTTATGGCCCACCAACTTCAAGAAATTCTAACTACTATTAAACCCCAGTTGGTGTTCTATGATTTTGCTTATTGGTTACCTGATATTACCAAAAGccttggtatcaaatcggtTTGTTACCATGTTGTTTCCGCAACTAGCTTAGCTTTTGCCCTTGTCCCTGCTCGACATGTACCGGACCACCGGCCGATATATGAAGAAGCAAGAGAACCACCTCCTGGCTTCCCATCATCTTCTATTCTGCTTCGCTGTCACGAAATCCTCTCAATGAGTATTCTTTCCAGACCATTTGGTAACGGTGCTATCAAGTTTTATGAGAGGTTAACGAGGGGAATGCAAAACTGCGATGCCCTTGCTGTAAGAAGCTGTAGAGAATTGGAAGGTAAGTTTTGCGACTACATTGGAACACAATATGGTAAATCCTTGCTGTTTACCGGGCTAGCTTTGCCGGAGCCAACTAACACGCCGGCCTTAGAAGATCGGTGGGCTAAGTGGCTCGAAAAGTTCGAAATTGGCTCGGTTGTGTTTTGTGCATTTGGAAgtcaatattttattgaaaaagacCAATTTCAAGAACTAGTACTCGGGTTTGAGCTAACTGGTTTGCCATTTTTTGTGGCCCTGAAACCTCCTATTGGGTGCAAAACAATTGAAGAGGCATTGCCACATGGGTTTGAGGAAAGGGTGAAAGAGAGAGGTGTGGTGCATGGGGGGTGGATCCAGCAGACACTGATATTGAGTCACCCATCAATTGGGTGTTTTGTGAGCCATTGTGGGTTTGGATCAATGATGGAGGGCTTGATGAGTGACAATCAGATTGTGTTGGTTCCAGACTTGGTTGACCAGATCTTGAACACCAAGCTATTGGTTGAAGAACTGAAGGTCGCAGTGGAGGTGAACAGGGAATTAGAAAATAGATGGTTTTCAAAGGAGAGCTTGAGCAAAGCCATAGATTCTGTGATGGATAAAGAAAGTGAGGTGGGTATGATGGTGAAAGCTAACCATGCAAAAGTGAAGGAAGTAATAGAAAAACCTGGTTTGATGGATGGGTATATTGACAAGTTTGTGGAAGATCTGCGTCAGCTTGTGTAA